From one Papio anubis isolate 15944 chromosome 12, Panubis1.0, whole genome shotgun sequence genomic stretch:
- the TMEM225 gene encoding transmembrane protein 225 isoform X2, with protein sequence MVHVSKRSIQDDLKVVRIMMMSILGLSFLLNLILGMKFTYLIPQNKSLQLFTAILSFFSGILLLWALMLYHNKLKHGQFVHFSSYRITWIMNTAYLNVFFLSVCGILSLLECKLSTGSCTCLNIHTSDTECKESENSIEGISLPEHAAKPRSIVRAHTVNSKEDILNKQVQTRRVTWAL encoded by the exons ATGGTGCATGTTTCAAAAAGAAGTATCCAGG ATGACCTGAAAGTGGTCAGGATTATGATGATGTCGATCCTTggcctttccttcctccttaacTTAATCCTGGGTATGAAATTCACCTATCTGATTCCTCAAAATAAATCTCTACAACTCTTCACTGCCATCCTCAGTTTCTTCTCAG GTATCCTTCTGCTCTGGGCACTCATGCTATATCACAATAAACTGAAGCATGGCCAATTCGTGCACTTCTCTAGTTATAGGATCACCTGGATCATGAATACTGCTTACTTAAACGTTTTCTTCTTGTCTGTCTGTG GAATCCTCTCTCTCCTAGAGTGCAAGTTGTCTACCGGTAGCTGTACCTGCCTGAATATCCATACATCCGACACAGAATGTAAGGAATCTGAGAATTCTATCGAAGGTATTTCATTACCAGAACACGCTGCAAAGCCTCGTAGCATTGTCCGTGCACACACTGTGAACTCAAAGGAAGACATCCTAAACAAACAAGTTCAAACACGTCGCGTAACCTGGGCTCTGTGA
- the TMEM225 gene encoding transmembrane protein 225 isoform X1, protein MVHVSKRSIQGMNILLSSWVVVLTVIGVTLDEWVELISEDEGIKINHSPWMTCCPAVWPEDDLKVVRIMMMSILGLSFLLNLILGMKFTYLIPQNKSLQLFTAILSFFSGILLLWALMLYHNKLKHGQFVHFSSYRITWIMNTAYLNVFFLSVCGILSLLECKLSTGSCTCLNIHTSDTECKESENSIEGISLPEHAAKPRSIVRAHTVNSKEDILNKQVQTRRVTWAL, encoded by the exons ATGGTGCATGTTTCAAAAAGAAGTATCCAGGGTATGAACATACTTTTGTCCTCCTGGGTCGTAGTCTTAACGGTGATAGGAGTCACCTTAGATGAATGGGTTGAATTGATTTCAGAAGATGAAGGAATCAAGATAAACCACAGTCCATGGATGACATGTTGCCCTGCTGTTTGGCCAGAAG ATGACCTGAAAGTGGTCAGGATTATGATGATGTCGATCCTTggcctttccttcctccttaacTTAATCCTGGGTATGAAATTCACCTATCTGATTCCTCAAAATAAATCTCTACAACTCTTCACTGCCATCCTCAGTTTCTTCTCAG GTATCCTTCTGCTCTGGGCACTCATGCTATATCACAATAAACTGAAGCATGGCCAATTCGTGCACTTCTCTAGTTATAGGATCACCTGGATCATGAATACTGCTTACTTAAACGTTTTCTTCTTGTCTGTCTGTG GAATCCTCTCTCTCCTAGAGTGCAAGTTGTCTACCGGTAGCTGTACCTGCCTGAATATCCATACATCCGACACAGAATGTAAGGAATCTGAGAATTCTATCGAAGGTATTTCATTACCAGAACACGCTGCAAAGCCTCGTAGCATTGTCCGTGCACACACTGTGAACTCAAAGGAAGACATCCTAAACAAACAAGTTCAAACACGTCGCGTAACCTGGGCTCTGTGA